A genomic window from Vitis riparia cultivar Riparia Gloire de Montpellier isolate 1030 chromosome 18, EGFV_Vit.rip_1.0, whole genome shotgun sequence includes:
- the LOC117905426 gene encoding LOW QUALITY PROTEIN: probable indole-3-pyruvate monooxygenase YUCCA10 (The sequence of the model RefSeq protein was modified relative to this genomic sequence to represent the inferred CDS: deleted 1 base in 1 codon) — protein MEEVVIIVGAGPSGLATSACLNVLSIPNIILEREDFFASLWKKRSYDRLKLHLGKQFCQLPHMPYPPGTPTFIPKARFLRYLEDYVSHFQINPRYHRLVESASYDKVAGKWHIVAKNTLSDESELYLGKFLVVATGENSEGLIPKIPGLDSFGGEFMHCSKYKNGKRFADKEVLVVGCGNSGMEIAYDLWDRGAKTSIVVRNPKHVVTKEMVLLGMFLLKYVPRKVVDYVIVSLAKLNYGDLSNYGLPRPKEGPFYLKDVTRSPPIIDVGTIGKIKEGEIPVVPAVTKIEGQYVYFSTGKMNQFDAIIFATGYKSTVLKCLQEDENLFNEDGMPKKNFPNHWNGENGLYCVGFASRGLFGIARDAEHIANHINGVVRGK, from the exons ATGGAAGAAGTGGTAATCATAGTAGGAGCTGGCCCTTCTGGTCTTGCAACTTCTGCATGCCTGAATGTTCTCTCCATCCCCAACATAATCCTGGAAAGAGAGGATTTCTTTGCCTCTTTGTGGAAGAAAAGGTCTTATGATCGCTTAAAGCTTCACCTCGGAAAGCAGTTTTGCCAACTTCCCCACATGCCCTAC CCCCCAGGTACACCCACATTTATCCCCAAGGCTCGTTTTCTTCGGTACTTAGAGGACTATGTATCTCACTTCCAGATAAACCCACGATACCACCGCTTGGTAGAGTCTGCATCCTATGATAAGGTTGCAGGAAAGTGGCACATAGTGGCCAAGAATACACTCTCTGATGAGTCGGAATTGTACCTAGGGAAGTTTCTGGTGGTCGCCACTGGTGAGAACAGTGAGGGTCTCATTCCTAAGATACCCGGGTTGGACAGTTTTGGAGGGGAGTTCATGCACTGTAGCAAGTATAAGAACGGAAAGAGATTTGCTGACAAAGAAGTTTTGGTTGTTGGATGTGGGAATTCTGGCATGGAGATAGCCTATGACTTATGGGATCGAGGTGCAAAAACCTCTATTGTTGTTCGCAACCCG AAACATGTGGTAACAAAGGAAATGGTGTTACTTGGAATGTTTTTGTTGAAATATGTTCCTCGCAAGGTGGTGGATTATGTTATTGTGTCTTTGGCCAAATTGAACTATGGAGATCTTTCTAATTATGGGCTTCCAAGGCCAAAAGAGGGACCATTTTATCTTAAAGATGTAACTCGTTCACCTCCGATCATTGATGTTGGAACCATAGGCAAGATTAAGGAAGGAGAAATTCCG GTTGTGCCAGCAGTTACAAAGATAGAAGGCCAATATGTCTATTTTTCTACTGGCAAAATGAATCAATTCGATGCTATAATCTTTGCTACGGGCTACAAAAGCACTGTTTTAAAATGTCTTCAG GAGGATGAAAACCTTTTTAACGAGGATGGAATGCCTAAGAAGAATTTCCCGAATCACTGGAATGGGGAAAATGGTCTCTATTGTGTTGGATTTGCAAGTCGAGGGCTATTTGGAATTGCAAGAGATGCAGAACATATAGCCAATCACATCAATGGTGTTGTGCGAGGGAAATAA
- the LOC117905425 gene encoding secreted RxLR effector protein 161-like, with product MDKGRYQRLVGKLIYLSHTHLDIAYAASVVSQFMHNPSEDHMDAIIRILRYLNSSPGKGLLFSKNGHLRINGYTDANWAGNISDRRSTSGYFMFVCGNLITWRSKKQKVVALSSSEAEFRGMAKKLCELLWIKRLLIELGFAFASEMDLFCDNKAAIAIS from the coding sequence ATGGATAAAGGAAGGTACCAAAGGTTAGTTGGCAAACTCATATACCTCTCACATACTCATCTAGACATTGCATATGCTGCAAGCGTAGTTAGCCAATTCATGCATAACCCTAGTGAAGACCACATGGATGCGATAATCAGGATACTAAGATACTTGAATTCCTCACCTGGGAAAGGacttttgttttcaaagaatgGTCATTTAAGAATTAATGGCTATACAGATGCAAACTGGGCTGGAAATATCTCAGACAGAAGATCTACTTCAggttattttatgtttgtttgtggGAATCTCATTACatggagaagcaagaagcaaAAGGTGGTAGCACTTTCTAGCTCTGAAGCAGAATTTCGTGGAATGGCAAAAAAGCTGTGTGAACTACTCTGGATCAAGAGACTACTTATTGAACTAGGTTTTGCCTTTGCCTCAGAAATGGATCTTTTTTGTGACAACAAAGCTGCTATTGCAATATCTTAA